From Kiloniellales bacterium, one genomic window encodes:
- a CDS encoding DEAD/DEAH box helicase family protein: MTEQFFERPILNSPYEYPARHWELDEDGQPTNRILEVRRRSELITPVPKPRKRRRAKGQKELGLGIEDLSSEEQEYNPTPIINEIRSHVDSWRKLPNRNDWQVTPETARLLQHWRHHRFQDIRPFFCQVEAVETAIWLTEVAPKLGRRGNKFWEHLKGANEQANPALLRIALKLATGAGKTTVMAMLIAWQTVNAVRHPGSKLFTRGFLVVVPGITIKDRLRVLQPNDPDSYYRSREILPNDMLGDLERAKIVITNYHAFKLRERMEVSKTGRALLKGRGPELNTLETEGQMLQRVMPEIMGMKNVLVLNDEAHHCYREKPQSHEIDELKGDEKDEAKKNNEAARLWINGIETVKRKLGARTVFDLSATPFFLRGSGYAEGTLFPWTVSDFSLMDAIECGIVKLPRVPVADNIPGGEMPKFRNLWDHIGKKMPKKGRGKSGKVLDPLSLPAELQTALEALYGHYRKTFELWQEEGIGVPPVFIVVCNNTSTSKLVHDFISGFERETEDGKSSLVYGRLELFQNHDEYGNRLAKPRTLLIDSEQLESGDALDKNFRDMAADEIERFRRERAARLNDPIAAANITDQELLREVMNTVGKAGRLGESIRCVVSVSMLTEGWDANTVTHILGVRAFGTQLLCEQVVGRGLRRQSYDLNEEGLFNVEYADVLGIPFDFAAKPVVAPPAKPRETIRVHAVIPDRDALEITFPRVEGYRVELQNEKLTANFSPDSLLQLTPDLVGPSVTKNQGIIGEGVDLTVKHLEDMRRSTILFHLAKHLLYTKYRDPGEEPKLHLFGQLKRIARQWLDGGYLRCTGGTYPAQLLYQEIADMACERIKTAITETLAGDRPVKAILDAYNPIGSTRFVNFTTSKETRWQTDPRRCHVNWVVCDSDWEAEFCRVAEAHHRVRAYVKNQNLGLEVPYLMAAKPRKYLPDFIVQVDDGQADPLNLIVEIKGFRGEDAKEKANTMRAYWVPGVNNLGKFGRWAFAEFTEVYEIESEFGKLIESVLSPELA, from the coding sequence ATGACCGAACAGTTTTTTGAGCGGCCGATCCTCAACTCGCCCTACGAGTATCCGGCCCGGCACTGGGAGCTTGATGAGGACGGCCAGCCGACGAACAGGATCCTTGAGGTTCGGCGGCGCTCGGAGCTGATTACACCGGTCCCAAAGCCCAGGAAGCGCCGCCGCGCGAAGGGTCAGAAAGAGTTGGGGCTGGGGATCGAGGATCTCTCTTCCGAAGAGCAAGAATACAATCCTACGCCGATCATCAATGAGATCCGCAGCCACGTCGACTCCTGGCGCAAGCTGCCGAACCGGAACGACTGGCAAGTAACGCCCGAGACCGCCCGGCTCTTGCAGCATTGGCGACATCATCGGTTCCAGGACATTCGCCCCTTCTTCTGCCAGGTCGAGGCCGTGGAGACCGCGATCTGGCTGACGGAGGTCGCGCCCAAGCTCGGCCGGCGAGGTAATAAGTTCTGGGAGCACCTCAAGGGGGCCAACGAACAGGCCAATCCCGCGCTGCTGCGCATCGCCCTGAAGCTGGCGACCGGCGCGGGCAAGACCACGGTCATGGCCATGCTGATCGCTTGGCAGACAGTGAACGCCGTCCGCCATCCCGGCAGCAAGCTCTTCACCCGCGGTTTCTTGGTGGTGGTGCCCGGCATCACGATCAAGGACCGGCTGCGGGTACTGCAGCCCAACGATCCGGACAGCTACTACCGAAGCCGCGAGATCCTGCCCAACGACATGCTGGGCGACCTCGAACGGGCCAAGATCGTCATCACCAACTACCACGCCTTCAAGCTTCGGGAGCGGATGGAGGTCTCCAAGACCGGTCGAGCCCTGCTCAAGGGCCGCGGTCCCGAGCTCAACACGCTGGAGACGGAAGGCCAGATGCTGCAGCGGGTCATGCCCGAGATCATGGGTATGAAGAACGTCCTGGTTCTGAACGACGAGGCCCACCACTGCTATCGCGAGAAGCCGCAGAGCCATGAGATCGACGAGCTGAAGGGCGACGAGAAGGACGAGGCGAAGAAGAACAACGAGGCCGCGCGGCTCTGGATCAACGGCATCGAGACGGTGAAGCGCAAGCTCGGCGCCCGCACGGTCTTCGACCTTTCGGCGACTCCGTTCTTCCTGCGCGGCTCCGGCTACGCCGAGGGCACGCTCTTCCCCTGGACGGTCAGCGACTTCTCGCTGATGGATGCCATCGAATGCGGCATCGTCAAGCTGCCGCGGGTGCCGGTGGCCGACAACATCCCCGGCGGCGAGATGCCGAAGTTCCGCAACCTCTGGGACCACATCGGCAAGAAGATGCCGAAGAAGGGACGCGGCAAGTCCGGGAAAGTACTCGACCCGCTCAGCCTTCCTGCCGAACTTCAGACCGCCCTGGAAGCGCTCTACGGCCACTACAGGAAGACGTTCGAGCTTTGGCAGGAAGAGGGGATCGGCGTTCCCCCGGTCTTCATCGTGGTCTGTAACAACACCTCGACCTCGAAGCTGGTCCACGACTTTATCTCGGGTTTCGAGCGTGAGACCGAGGATGGCAAGTCTTCGCTTGTCTATGGTCGTCTGGAACTGTTCCAGAATCACGACGAATACGGGAATCGTCTAGCTAAGCCTCGCACGCTTCTGATCGACAGCGAGCAGCTGGAGTCAGGCGACGCGCTCGACAAGAACTTCCGCGATATGGCGGCGGACGAGATCGAGCGTTTCCGCCGAGAGAGAGCCGCGCGCTTGAATGACCCAATCGCGGCCGCAAACATCACGGATCAAGAGCTGCTGCGCGAGGTCATGAATACGGTCGGCAAAGCGGGGCGGCTCGGCGAATCCATCCGCTGCGTCGTCTCGGTCTCTATGCTGACCGAAGGCTGGGACGCCAACACCGTCACCCACATCCTTGGAGTCCGCGCTTTCGGCACCCAGTTACTCTGCGAGCAAGTAGTGGGGCGCGGCCTGCGCCGTCAGTCCTACGACCTGAACGAGGAAGGCCTCTTCAACGTCGAGTATGCCGACGTGCTCGGCATTCCCTTCGACTTCGCGGCCAAGCCGGTCGTGGCCCCGCCCGCCAAGCCGCGCGAGACTATTCGCGTCCACGCGGTCATACCCGATCGGGACGCTCTGGAGATCACCTTCCCCCGCGTCGAGGGTTACCGCGTCGAGTTGCAGAACGAGAAGCTCACGGCCAACTTCAGCCCCGACTCGCTGCTCCAGCTGACACCGGATCTGGTCGGTCCTTCGGTCACCAAGAATCAGGGAATCATCGGAGAGGGCGTCGACCTGACCGTGAAGCACCTGGAGGACATGCGCCGCTCGACGATCCTGTTCCACCTGGCCAAGCACCTGCTCTACACCAAGTACCGCGATCCGGGCGAGGAGCCGAAGCTGCACCTCTTCGGCCAGCTCAAGCGGATCGCGCGGCAATGGCTCGACGGCGGCTACCTGCGCTGCACGGGCGGCACCTATCCGGCCCAGCTCCTCTACCAGGAGATCGCCGACATGGCCTGCGAGCGCATCAAGACCGCGATCACCGAGACGCTGGCCGGCGACCGCCCCGTGAAGGCGATCCTCGACGCCTACAACCCCATTGGCTCGACCCGCTTCGTCAACTTCACCACCTCGAAGGAAACCCGCTGGCAAACGGACCCGCGCAGGTGCCACGTCAACTGGGTCGTTTGCGATAGCGATTGGGAGGCGGAGTTCTGCCGCGTGGCCGAGGCGCATCACCGCGTCCGGGCTTACGTGAAGAACCAGAACCTGGGACTCGAGGTGCCTTACCTCATGGCCGCCAAACCCAGGAAATACCTTCCCGACTTCATTGTGCAGGTCGACGATGGGCAAGCCGATCCCCTGAACTTGATCGTCGAGATCAAGGGCTTCCGCGGCGAGGACGCCAAGGAAAAGGCGAACACCATGCGCGCCTACTGGGTGCCCGGCGTGAACAACCTGGGCAAGTTCGGCCGCTGGGCCTTTGCCGAGTTCACGGAGGTTTATGAAATCGAGAGTGAATTCGGAAAGCTCATCGAGTCTGTTCTTTCTCCAGAACTGGCGTGA
- a CDS encoding DNA methyltransferase, translating into MARKPKKPVEVETLRHEKAKRWNIPTAEFQSVMAEEEKNPIRIAYERRNRDLDPQLVWRGKDEQDWSDLVVQAPPLYIQEKLHPKVLIDDLLKQSKERAEQAEPEMPDLFADFNGLPDAEAATEFYQHAANWSNRIILGDSLQVMASLAEREGLRGQFQCIYLDPPYGIKFNSNFQWSTTSRDVKDGKADHITREPEQVKAFRDTWRDGIHSYLTYLRDRLAVCRDLLTDSGSVFVQIGDENVHRVRAVMDEVFGDENFITEIVVKKKGSQISGTVDSVNDFILWYGRQPKDTGLLKF; encoded by the coding sequence ATGGCGAGAAAACCGAAGAAGCCGGTCGAGGTCGAGACGCTGCGTCACGAAAAGGCGAAGCGGTGGAACATTCCGACGGCGGAGTTCCAGTCGGTGATGGCGGAGGAGGAGAAGAACCCGATCCGCATCGCCTACGAGCGGCGCAACCGCGACCTCGACCCGCAGCTGGTCTGGCGCGGCAAGGATGAGCAGGACTGGTCCGACCTCGTGGTCCAGGCGCCGCCGCTCTACATCCAGGAGAAGCTCCACCCGAAGGTCCTGATCGACGACCTGCTCAAGCAGAGCAAGGAACGGGCGGAGCAGGCGGAGCCCGAGATGCCCGACCTCTTCGCCGACTTCAACGGCCTGCCAGACGCCGAGGCCGCGACCGAGTTCTACCAGCACGCCGCCAACTGGTCGAACCGCATAATCCTCGGCGACAGCCTGCAGGTCATGGCCTCCCTGGCCGAGCGCGAAGGCCTGCGCGGCCAGTTCCAGTGCATCTACCTGGACCCGCCCTACGGCATCAAGTTCAACTCCAACTTCCAGTGGTCCACAACCAGCCGCGACGTCAAGGACGGCAAGGCCGACCACATCACCCGCGAGCCAGAACAGGTGAAAGCCTTCCGCGACACCTGGCGTGATGGCATTCACTCCTACCTCACCTATCTGCGCGATCGGCTGGCGGTCTGTCGTGATCTATTGACTGATAGTGGATCGGTATTTGTCCAAATTGGAGATGAGAATGTCCACCGCGTGCGTGCTGTTATGGATGAGGTATTTGGCGATGAGAATTTCATCACTGAGATTGTAGTGAAGAAAAAAGGTAGCCAAATCAGCGGGACAGTTGATTCAGTAAATGATTTCATCCTCTGGTATGGAAGACAGCCGAAGGATACGGGACTTCTCAAGTTCTGA